From one Coffea eugenioides isolate CCC68of chromosome 11, Ceug_1.0, whole genome shotgun sequence genomic stretch:
- the LOC113753409 gene encoding peroxidase 10-like isoform X2 — protein sequence MGCEGSVLLDDSSTIKGEKNAVPNKNSARGFEVIDAIKANVEKACPSTVSCADILALAAREAVYLAGGPYWPVLLGRRDGLTASEDAANTQLPSPFESLANITAKFTDKGLDMKDVVVLSGGHTIGFAQCFTFKPRLFNFDGAGNPDPTLDATLLTSLRGLCPNEASSDSNLAPLDAASVSKFDNSYYKNLVNNSGLLGSDQVLMSDNTTAAMVSYYSKFPFLFSKDFGVSMVKMGNIGVLTGQDGQIRKNCRVVN from the exons ATG GGGTGCGAGGGATCTGTGTTACTGGACGATAGCAGCACAATAAAGGGGGAGAAGAATGCAGTTCCTAATAAGAATTCAGCTAGAGGATTTGAAGTCATTGATGCAATAAAGGCTAATGTGGAGAAAGCCTGTCCATCCACTGTTTCTTGCGCTGATATATTGGCACTTGCTGCTCGAGAAGCCGTCTACCTT GCAGGAGGGCCGTATTGGCCTGTGCTTTTGGGCCGCCGAGACGGCCTTACTGCCAGTGAAGACGCGGCCAACACACAGCTACCCTCACCTTTCGAGTCCCTGGCTAACATCACCGCAAAGTTTACTGACAAGGGACTCGATATGAAAGACGTGGTCGTGCTTTCAG GTGGACACACCATTGGGTTCGCTCAATGTTTCACCTTCAAGCCGAGGCTATTTAATTTTGATGGGGCGGGAAATCCTGATCCAACTCTAGACGCAACGCTTCTAACCAGTTTGCGTGGCTTGTGTCCAAATGAAGCCAGCTCCGATTCCAATCTGGCTCCACTGGACGCAGCCAGCGTGAGCAAGTTCGACAACTCCTATTACAAGAATCTCGTGAACAATTCTGGGCTTCTTGGGTCTGACCAAGTTCTTATGAGCGACAACACTACAGCTGCAATGGTCTCCTACTACAGCAAGTTCCCTTTCCTCTTCTCCAAGGACTTTGGGGTGTCAATGGTAAAGATGGGCAATATTGGTGTGCTGACGGGGCAGGATGGACAAATAAGGAAGAATTGTAGAGTTGTGAACTAG
- the LOC113753409 gene encoding peroxidase 10-like isoform X1 codes for MSPSRIVAYRPSTFAWFCIFFLCCSVHGQLDYKFYDDACPNLTRIVRYGVWSAIYNETRMAASILRLHFHDCFVNGCEGSVLLDDSSTIKGEKNAVPNKNSARGFEVIDAIKANVEKACPSTVSCADILALAAREAVYLAGGPYWPVLLGRRDGLTASEDAANTQLPSPFESLANITAKFTDKGLDMKDVVVLSGGHTIGFAQCFTFKPRLFNFDGAGNPDPTLDATLLTSLRGLCPNEASSDSNLAPLDAASVSKFDNSYYKNLVNNSGLLGSDQVLMSDNTTAAMVSYYSKFPFLFSKDFGVSMVKMGNIGVLTGQDGQIRKNCRVVN; via the exons ATGAGTCCTAGTAGAATAGTTGCCTATAGACCCTCAACTTTTGCTTGGTTCTGCATCTTTTTTCTGTGTTGTTCTGTTCATGGTCAACTTGATTACAAGTTTTACGATGATGCTTGTCCCAACTTAACCAGGATCGTTCGCTATGGTGTCTGGTCTGCCATCTACAACGAAACTCGAATGGCTGCCTCTATTCTACGCCTGCACTTTCATGACTGTTTTGTTAAT GGGTGCGAGGGATCTGTGTTACTGGACGATAGCAGCACAATAAAGGGGGAGAAGAATGCAGTTCCTAATAAGAATTCAGCTAGAGGATTTGAAGTCATTGATGCAATAAAGGCTAATGTGGAGAAAGCCTGTCCATCCACTGTTTCTTGCGCTGATATATTGGCACTTGCTGCTCGAGAAGCCGTCTACCTT GCAGGAGGGCCGTATTGGCCTGTGCTTTTGGGCCGCCGAGACGGCCTTACTGCCAGTGAAGACGCGGCCAACACACAGCTACCCTCACCTTTCGAGTCCCTGGCTAACATCACCGCAAAGTTTACTGACAAGGGACTCGATATGAAAGACGTGGTCGTGCTTTCAG GTGGACACACCATTGGGTTCGCTCAATGTTTCACCTTCAAGCCGAGGCTATTTAATTTTGATGGGGCGGGAAATCCTGATCCAACTCTAGACGCAACGCTTCTAACCAGTTTGCGTGGCTTGTGTCCAAATGAAGCCAGCTCCGATTCCAATCTGGCTCCACTGGACGCAGCCAGCGTGAGCAAGTTCGACAACTCCTATTACAAGAATCTCGTGAACAATTCTGGGCTTCTTGGGTCTGACCAAGTTCTTATGAGCGACAACACTACAGCTGCAATGGTCTCCTACTACAGCAAGTTCCCTTTCCTCTTCTCCAAGGACTTTGGGGTGTCAATGGTAAAGATGGGCAATATTGGTGTGCTGACGGGGCAGGATGGACAAATAAGGAAGAATTGTAGAGTTGTGAACTAG